In a single window of the Lacerta agilis isolate rLacAgi1 chromosome 15, rLacAgi1.pri, whole genome shotgun sequence genome:
- the LOC117060287 gene encoding prolactin-releasing peptide receptor-like: protein MAPRQTSEDLLHCNSILLVFLSAVPGCCQLMESAGRWDHGPSNGSTYEVELRNGSNSTSQFTGVQMIQSFKPLIIPCYTLVVLVGIFGNYLLLHVICKTKKMHNVTNFFIGNLAFSDMLMCATCVPFTLAYAFNPQGWVFGKFLCYFVFLMQPMTVYVSVFTLTAIAVDRYYTTVHLLKRRISFTTCVYIIGGIWLLSCALVAPAIAHTYHVEFQKEGFAICEEFWMEEGKERLVYAYSTLIITYILPLSAVSLSYICITIKLKNRVVPGHPTQNQAEFDRLRKRKIFRLLVLVVAAFAICWLPIHVFNVLRDIDINLINKDYFLLIQLLCHWFAMSSSCCNPFLYAWLHDRFRSGLKEVFTFKRKIMPTNNCVAVSVML, encoded by the exons ATGGCCCCAAGGCAAACTTCAGAAGACTTGCTTCACTGCAACTCCATCCTCCTTGTGTTTTTAAGTGCAGTCCCTGGTTGCTGCCAACTGATGGAATCCGCTGGTCGCTGGGACCATGGCCCGTCCAACGGCAGCACCTATGAGGTTGAGCTCAGAAACGGATCCAACTCCACTTCTCAGTTTACCGGCGTGCAGATGATCCAGTCTTTCAAGCCTCTGATCATCCCCTGCTACACTTTGGTTGTGCTGGTGGGCATTTTTGGGAACTATCTCCTCCTCCACGTTATCTGCAAGACTAAGAAAATGCACAATGTCACCAACTTCTTCATTGGAAACCTGGCCTTTTCTGACATGCTGATGTGTGCAACCTGTGTCCCTTTTACTCTAGCGTACGCTTTCAACCCCCAGGGATGGGTCTTTGGGAAGTTCCTGTGCTATTTTGTGTTCCTGATGCAGCCCATGACGGTATATGTGTCCGTCTTCACCCTCACAGCTATCGCAGTGGACAG GTACTACACCACCGTGCACCTCCTTAAGAGGCGCATTTCCTTCACTACCTGTGTGTACATCATCGGTGGGATCTGGCTGCTCTCCTGTGCCTTGGTGGCCCCCGCTATTGCCCACACATACCACGTGGAGTTCCAGAAGGAAGGCTTTGCCATCTGCGAGGAGTTCTGGATGGAAGAGGGGAAAGAGCGCCTGGTCTATGCCTACAGCACCTTGATCATCACCTACATCCTCCCCCTCTCGGCCGTCTCCCTCTCCTACATCTGCATCACCATTAAGCTGAAGAACCGCGTTGTGCCTGGCCACCCGACGCAGAACCAGGCGGAGTTCGACCGCCTGCGGAAGAGGAAGATCTTCCGCTTGCTTGTGCTGGTGGTGGCCGCCTTTGCCATCTGCTGGCTCCCCATCCACGTCTTCAACGTCCTCCGTGACATTGACATCAACCTCATCAACAAGGACTACTTCCTTCTGAtccagctgctctgccactggtTTGCTATGagctcctcctgctgcaaccccTTCCTATATGCCTGGCTGCACGATCGCTTCCGAAGCGGATTGAAAGAGGTGTTCACCTTCAAGCGGAAGATCATGCCCACCAATAACTGTGTGGCGGTCAGTGTAATGCTCTGA